TCCTATAGATAATGGAAATTGCGATGATGTGATACAACACAGGTAaaacatatttaatataaatatacatatatcaatatatggactttaacaataattaaaagtaataaataattgCTCATTTCAGAGGCAAAGAAGAACCTATAAACCTGTCCGGACATTTTTGTGGAATTATTGTTAACAATACTAATACACCTCACGAACAATCAGAAATTAAAACTCGACCTTGTTCTGAAAGTATGGATACTTTATGCGATCGTGAAGATGATGCATGTGAAGAAAGTTGGTCAGATGAAGAAGGCGAAGATCCCAGTTATACGTATAATTATTCTTTAAAAAGAAGAAGGTATTTTTTCTAGAATaatgtaaaaatatgaaattaatcttattcatattttaatttaatgaatTTATTTTAAAGTATTGCAAGGCGACCAATTGGTCCTGGATGTAGATTAAGAAGATTTAAACATGCACCTGAACGCATAGAGAGAGTGTTAGCTTCTGATGAGGAAAATACTTCCGAATATTCACATCCTCCGTCCAGTCAATCCTCCACGTTAGAAAGTAATCCCGATATGCAAAGAGTATTTCGTAATATTCACTATTCTCATAAGGTGAGTCAAAATAATTCTTATTATTAATGTAATATTGAAaatgtatgtattatatacaGTATAATAcacaatatatttttacttttatttctatttttatttagagGAAAGAAATAGATGATGTTTCTGATACATCAAGTCAATCAGAAACAGATGAAGTCAGTGAGATTACAATTGCATCTCAACCAGTAGTTGCAAACTTAAAAATAGAAAGTAGTGTGTAGATTAACAGGATTTTTATATCTCATTTACGATTGATATAAGTACCTAACAACCAGTGCATTTTTGTAGCGTATGCTCTCATCCTGTGTTAAATATTGTAGATATTTATCAATTTAAGGTATATGTtagatatatatgtacattaattttatgcattatttatcaatgaaatattacattaatattattaagaTACTAGACAGTTACTgagaaaaatttataaaaatcacATTCTAaatctttattaaaatttaaattactatttttgaaaactattacaaaattcaaCAACtgaattaatttaatgaaattgttttcTATCATTATCTATGATATGATTTATTATATGctatagaaaatgaacataaatcaATAACTATTTTTtctaagaaaaatataaaatatagattgCTGATATTTTCAACAGAATCGAAAATTTACACAAACATGTGTATAAacatgttatatagtattatttgtaaatacatgCACCTCATGCTCGCGTTTGAAAGAGAAAAAATCATTACTTAAAATTCATTCCATtatgttttacattttttttatagttcCTTTTAGTACATGTAGAATTCTCAACTAATcaattatgaatttattatcaattatgtgttgcatttatttcatattattaataaaaaatattcagtTAGACTCAAATCAATCATTCCTACGATGAATGCAAAATCAGTTATTGATAATTGCATTCACTTGTACGTATAGATGAAATTCACCATAATGTAGAAATcaattttaaaaatcaataaacTCATATATTATTTGGTAGTTTACAAAgagttattgtatataaatacaataaaataaaaataaatattgcaTTAGAAAAACATACTTTTGAAAGTAATTTAGAAAATATGTAATGGAATGACAATtactaaataaattttaaaacataAGTGCCTGTGGCAATTTTCATAAAGTACACCAAATagtgattattaaaataaaataacaaaatctAATTAATGTGCAATAAGCAGCAATTAAGCTTGCAACTGAAAATAGGATCACATCAGTACAATAATTTTTCGATTCAATAAATATTCTGCTATTCTGATAAAGtcaaattataaataacatGAGGTATTGCTTGAGGGCTATTTTACTGTAACAAAGTCATTAAATATTTTTGATGCATTAAAACTTTTACCAATAATCTTACTACAGATTTCATTAATGTACTGtatgtaataaattttattgtttcatttttcaattaataaatGAATACAATCTAATTTAATGACTATGTTAGAAAACTAGTGTaagtagtattatgatatagtCAAAACAATGCAGGTTGTCTGAGTTTCAAACTGAAACTCAATAATAGTGTTGGACTGTATGTAAAAGTCATATACTCATTCTCTcaaattaataacaataaatatcgTAATTACACATGCAAAACTAAACGACATTGTTAAGTCAATTGTCCAAAGTACTGTCTGCATCCATCTATTGTACCTGCTTTGAAACTCAAATTGCCTTAATGACAATTACTATACTATTGTAAATATAGACAATACAACGTAAACTTAAGAAAATAGTAGCTAAGGTATGATATAACATTTTCATGTGCTCATTTGGACGAAGTAATTAATAAGATATATAAAGATGTACTTTATGATAATCATACATATTGTATCTATTATATTTATGCGAGTAGTTGCATAAATTGTTCCTTCTTGTGCAGTGGCAGCTAAACTGACTAGTTCTATTATTCTTTAATAATAGAAGCAGTACACAAAATTTGTGTTATAAACAAATAAAGTTgatttacaataattggtatatGCAATTTAATTACAAACCTTAATAACATTGTAAACTTATTAGATAACTTGATTTTGttaaaataaaactatttttatataaattataaagtattaattatttatatatgcattaacatttgaaaacaaaatatatacatatgatcTGAAATCTTTATTTAAGTAAAAAGCAAATATTGTAAAGAAAAATGATGGTATGTGGTAGTATGTTACTTTACatgtaagtatatatatattaacttattaaaatacaataaatatttgCACAGCCTATTTTTAACAACAAagtatacatattattatgatAGAAAAACCTTACTAGCAATAAAAGTTGCTATAGATACaaacaacgtaatattttaattattatatatatttaacataatttgaaataaatttctttctGTATAACACTGTTTCAATATCCATTCAGCATAAAATAGCGATCTGAGTCTTGTTCATATTTATCAAATTAATGATTATGtttttattctattatattattgAACATGTAAAAGTTCTAATCACTTAGATCATCATATTgcaatttctatattttatagcTCTACTTAATTACAAGATTTAATACATTACATATGTACAGTTTACTCGAGGACAAACATTAAACATGGAcatcaaatttttattacatataataaaaaCTAAATTTATTTACACTTTCTGGTAGATATTCAgtctattttaataaatatagtgAATATTTGAGTATTATATTAACTGTCATGGAAAATGGATAACTTGAGATTACAtgtcaaataaataaaaattaaaacatgTTTATGAAGAATTATAGTTTCAAACATTTTCTACTTTTATAAAGTTGTTCATTgataatagaataaaaaataatatttaatatactaGAGCTTACAAATTTACCAATAAAATGAATTGTGCAGAAATTCTGCAGTGGATTTATACAATGATGAAGCGCTTTGTCTTAATCCAGTCAATAATGATACAACTCCTTCTTTCTCATCTTCTTGTTCATCTTCTTCAGGTAAGTAGTCTGGCATGTCTTCAGTATCACCATTATTTCCAGTATGAATCTTATGATTAAATACATTgttaataaaaaaatcacaactCATTTTAATCCTAAAATTTAGAAATTCTGCTCTGTACAAATATTTACCAATTTAACGAGATACTCTTGATTGAATTTATTTCGTGTCACCAATCTTGCTTCCATATTCTCAGAATTTTTTTGGATAGCTTCTGCAATTTGTTTGGCAGTAACATAACTTAAAGTACGCATTGTAACACGCTGATGTTCTACATCAACTACCAGAGAAACTAGTCCATTGATTCTTATTAATATTGCCTCCAACTCTGCACGAGTTTCCTATTTCATAtgcatatataatttttatgaaataataaatacataaaattaaaatataaacataCTATCTGTATGTATTTACCGGTAATAAGCCTTGAACATGTAATACAATCACATGAGTCTTTAACTTTTTAGGCTCTATTACTCTTTTACATCTGCTACGTAAATTATATATTGGTGGTTTCATTCTTTCTATGTCATCTTTTATACATTGTGCTCGTTTAGATATCTTTGGTTTATCTATATTGTACTTATTTATAATTGCATCCAAGGCTTCACGAACTCCAAAAGTAGAGGTTATGTGTACATAATTATCCACGTTTTTAACAAATAACTCCAAAATATCTAAACTCAAATTAACAATCTCAAAATCGGGTACTTCTAAGACATACGCTACATACGACAAAACTGTTTTATCCTAAAATCAGTAATCCTtgttataaaaataaagtataaacaaattttgaaaaatttcctaCCTTCAAAATTGTATCATGATTTGCAAAATCATTTGCCAATTTTTTATATGTTTCGAGGGTAACTTTCAATTCTTTCGGATCCAGAGATTCGTCCACGTCCATTATCTAAAAGTATAATGTTGACATTAGCTTTAACATTAGCTTCTTAAACTAATATTGTCATAACAAAAAGAAGTTCAATATTACTACTTATGATTATCTCCCTGGATTAACATTGATAGGCATTCAAAAATAAGCAgatctttaaaaatatttttatttcttgaaTAATTATCGAGTGGAACACAAACTTCGTAGTAGTAGAATGCGTTTACCTAACTTGCTAACTGATATGACAAATTTCAGGGAATAGATTTTGAATCTTTTACTAGGTAAATTTCATAGATCTACAGTTAAATTACATTCTACATattgttaaatgaaaaataatttcgtttACAATTCAGTCGCAATTTTTCAACAGACTATATTAATCTTTAAAAATCATAACGTAATCGACATAACATAAAGTTTCAATTGAAaggatttaaatataattttcatatataaCAAACAATGTGTATACTTTGTATAGTAGTAAAATTGTTCTGTTTTATCATTATAAAAGAATAAACTAAAGTGCATACATTTAATGTATACGTAAATTCTATATGCAGTTgctacgtatatatgtatacaagtTGTGTATAGATAATCATGTATTTGCATATAtgcatataatacatatatatgtatgtttcgAATAGATGTATCAGTTTTACCCTACGTAGTAATAACAGACATTCATGTTACAACCAGCTGCTGCCAGATTATTTCGATGACGCGCATATTATAGGACAGTAGCGAAACTagtgtctatatgacgtacgaAAATAAGATGGCCGACATTCATTCTACCAGCTACCAACAGCATAACACCCGTATTACCTTTCTAATGAACTTCTTTCTTACTTTACGCAAccaaatattttaaacattcaTTAGTGTCATTCTAAGTACTGGTAGAAAGAAATTGATGTAGTTATACGATATCG
This portion of the Bombus affinis isolate iyBomAffi1 chromosome 1, iyBomAffi1.2, whole genome shotgun sequence genome encodes:
- the LOC126917212 gene encoding uncharacterized protein LOC126917212, which encodes MDVDESLDPKELKVTLETYKKLANDFANHDTILKDKTVLSYVAYVLEVPDFEIVNLSLDILELFVKNVDNYVHITSTFGVREALDAIINKYNIDKPKISKRAQCIKDDIERMKPPIYNLRSRCKRVIEPKKLKTHVIVLHVQGLLPETRAELEAILIRINGLVSLVVDVEHQRVTMRTLSYVTAKQIAEAIQKNSENMEARLVTRNKFNQEYLVKLIHTGNNGDTEDMPDYLPEEDEQEDEKEGVVSLLTGLRQSASSLYKSTAEFLHNSFYW